TAAAACACTCCTCCAACGATATCACGCTCAGCATCAAAGAATTGGCTGGCGAAGATAAACAAATAATTGGCGTTATTACTGGTAAATATAAAATTCAGCTGGCTAGTCCCGACGTTGACCTAAATCAATTAAAGGGAAAGAAGCTTGCTGATGCACAAACATATTTGGGTAGTTTGCAAAGTATTGAAAAATTCGAGATAAAATTACTACCTTTCTGGTTAAGAACTATACCTAAACTTGACAACCATATTCAAATTATAGTAAATAAATAGTAGGGGTTCTTTTATTCAATATCCATAAATCGGAGTGATTGCTCTGCTTACCAAGCAAAGAGTATTAGTCGATAATACTTAAACGTCTAGCGTTTACTAAACTCCGCCAACTAAGAGTCCGGCTAAAAAGTCGGGAAAAATGGGTGGAACCGCGGAAAGAAAACTTTTCGTCCCAATTGTAGCTACTTTTTTGTAGTTATCTTGAGGAGGAAAAGTTTTTTTTATTTGGTTAATTTACTAAACATACACTATATGTTCAACAAACAAGAATCTTTGGAAATCATGCGTCACTCTGGCGCCCACATTTTAGCCGCTGCCGTTCTTAGGCTGTACCCTGAAGCTAAATTTGGTATTGGTCCAGTCATAGAAAACGGTTTCTACTACGACCTAGATCTCGGTAATATTAGCATTACCCCTTTTGATTTATTAAAAATAGAAAAAGAGATGGGTAGAATTGTCAAAGCGAATCTGCCAATGGAAAAGAAAGAGTTATCCCTAGCCGACGCCATTCAATTATTCATCAACACTAATCAAATCTACAAAGTAGAACTACTCAACGATCTACTAAGTAAGGGTAGTACGAGACTCGATGAATCCTTAGCGAGTTTTTCGCCAGAACAGCCAGTTACTATCTATCAGACTGGTGATTTTATTGATCTCTGTCGGGGGCCACACATTAAGTCTACCAAGGAAATGGGTGCCTTTAAACTCACCAGCATCGCTGGTGCTTACTGGCGCGGTGACGAGAAAAACAAAATGTTGACCAGAATTTATGGGCTTTGCTTTGCTAATCAAAAAGAGTTAGAAGCGCATTTAAACATGCTAGAAGAAGCTAAGAAACGAGACCATCGAAAACTAGGAAAAGAGCTGGATCTTTTTCATTTGGACGATCTGGTCGGTTTGGGTTTGCCACTGTGGCATCCCAAAGGTGCTTTACTATGGCGTAAAATTGAAGAGTTCTGGTATCACGAGCATTTAAGCAAGGGTTACCAACTTGTCCGTACGCCACATATTGGCAATCGACAACTCTGGGAAACTTCGGGGCATTGGGGTTTTTATAACAAATCAATGTATCCACCATTGGAAGCTGGTTTGTCGCTAGAAGAAGTACAGCAAGAAAAAAAATCGGAAAACAAAGAAGAGTATTTACTAAAACCAATGAACTGCCCATTTCATGTACAGATTTATAAAAATGATTTGCGCTCTTATCGGGAATTACCGTTGCGTTGGGCGGAGTGTGGCACTGTTTATCGCTACGAAAAAAAAGGTGAGCTATCCGGTTTAACGCGTGTTCGTGGTTTTACTCAAGACGATGCCCATATAATTTGTCGCGAAGACCAAGTAGCCGACGAGCTAAAAAGAGTGATTGACTTCATTTTGTATATTTACGAACAATTTGGTTTTGCTAAAGAATCGGTAAAAGTTTACTTATCCCTACGTGATCCAGGAAACAAAGAAAAATATGCTGGCGCTGACGAAGGCTGGGAATTCACCGAAAAAATACTCAAACAAGTTGCTCAAGAAAAAAATCTCAACTTTATTGAAGAACTTGGTGAAGCGGCATTCTATGGACCAAAACTAGATTTCAAAATAGCCGATTGTTTGGGTCGTCTCTGGCAATGCTCTACTCTCCAATTTGATTTTAATTTACCAGCAAGATTTGATATGAGTTTTATTAATGCGCAAGGTGAAAAAGAAAAACCTTACATGCTCCATCGCGCACTATTTGGCTCCTTTGAACGCTTTATTGGTTTATTGATTGAAAACTACGCTGGTGCTTTTCCCTTGTGGCTCGCACCGGTACAAATTATTTTGTTACCAGTTGGTGAAAGTCATAAACAATATTGTCAACAATTAGCTCAGGAATTGAGCAGCTATGATTTTCAAGTGGAGGTCGATGATGCTAATGAAACGATTGGTAATAAAATTCGTAAAGCTACTAGCCAAAAAATTCCTTACCAACTGGTAATTGGCGACAAAGAGCTAGCATCAGATCAACTAAGTGTTCGTTGGCGCGGACAACAAGATCTGTTATTAATTGATAAAAAAAGTTTTATCCAACGTCTACAACAAGAAATTAAAGATCGGAAATAAAAAAACAATAGAAAAACCGCTGTTATTTTAACAACGGTTTTTTTATTAAATAAGCTTAATGCCTTGTTTACTAAGTTCTGTTTTCTTAGTAATAAAGTCTATGCGTAATGGTAATTGTTTCACAATCATATCACGATAACTGTAATCAATGGCATAAAATCTTGTTTTGGTCGGACCAACCAGCAAAGCTACTCTTCCCCGTATCACCAAAGAACACAATTTAACGTCCTGGTAATTACTAGCTGCGGTAGAAAAAGCCACCTGATAATAATCGTTAGGATCAACGGTTGCCACGACTACTACTTTTTGCCAACCAAAATTGGTTTGCCAAAAATTTTGCCACCAATTACCACGGTCTTTTACCGTTGGATCTGGCAAAACACTAATATAAGCATAATCACTATCGAGAAAGGTAGAGTTTTGTTTGTGCCAGTGCCAGAAGTGTGATCTTTTCAGGGAAACTGGTTCCCAGAAAATCTTCATTAATAAACCAAGCGTCCAATCCCAAAGAGAAAAATTACTCCAAAATAATACTGTTTTTTGCAAAGCGGAACTCCTTTTTTTATTTATTAAAATACAATCTTTTCAATCAAATGATAACCTTGCCAAAGAATTAATAATTGAACCAGAGCAATCCCGATATTCGCTGGGGTCTTAATGGTATATCGAGTGTCGCGTTGTTTGATGACGATCAATGAAAGTAAATTAGCGACAATAAAAGTACTAGAAAAAATCAAAAACATATTATCAACATCGAGAACACTAACTCTCAGCATGGGGAAAAAAATGATGGCGGCAGTATAAACTACAAATCCAAAGAGCATGCTAAAAAAAATATAAAATTCTCTAAATGACAATACAATATATGCGGCAATAACAATGGCTAGCATAAGTGAAAGTTCTAACCTTATCGATAATGAAAATTGAACCGGTTGTATAACCAAATCATCATAACGTACCATTATGGCTAAGATCATAAAACTAAAAAGCAAAATTACTACCTGCAACAATCTTGCCATGATCACGTTTTTCAAAGCAATACTTAACGACATACTATCTCCAATCTATTAATTTGTT
This portion of the Candidatus Komeilibacteria bacterium CG_4_10_14_0_2_um_filter_37_10 genome encodes:
- a CDS encoding threonine--tRNA ligase produces the protein MFNKQESLEIMRHSGAHILAAAVLRLYPEAKFGIGPVIENGFYYDLDLGNISITPFDLLKIEKEMGRIVKANLPMEKKELSLADAIQLFINTNQIYKVELLNDLLSKGSTRLDESLASFSPEQPVTIYQTGDFIDLCRGPHIKSTKEMGAFKLTSIAGAYWRGDEKNKMLTRIYGLCFANQKELEAHLNMLEEAKKRDHRKLGKELDLFHLDDLVGLGLPLWHPKGALLWRKIEEFWYHEHLSKGYQLVRTPHIGNRQLWETSGHWGFYNKSMYPPLEAGLSLEEVQQEKKSENKEEYLLKPMNCPFHVQIYKNDLRSYRELPLRWAECGTVYRYEKKGELSGLTRVRGFTQDDAHIICREDQVADELKRVIDFILYIYEQFGFAKESVKVYLSLRDPGNKEKYAGADEGWEFTEKILKQVAQEKNLNFIEELGEAAFYGPKLDFKIADCLGRLWQCSTLQFDFNLPARFDMSFINAQGEKEKPYMLHRALFGSFERFIGLLIENYAGAFPLWLAPVQIILLPVGESHKQYCQQLAQELSSYDFQVEVDDANETIGNKIRKATSQKIPYQLVIGDKELASDQLSVRWRGQQDLLLIDKKSFIQRLQQEIKDRK